In the genome of Candidatus Cloacimonadota bacterium, the window AATTGAAGGTGGCAGTTGTTGCAAATTCAAAAGAAGCTCGCCAGGATGCGATTGATGAAGTTAAAGCCGATTTAATTGAATTCTACGAGGAAAAATTTGACGAAGATGAATTTAAAGAAAAAAAATCACAAATTTATTCTGCTTTTGACAATACAATTTCTGATGTGATAAGATCAAAAGCAATGAATGAGGGAAAAAGAATTGATGGTAGGGGATTTGATGATATTCGCGAAATTACTTGTGATGTAGATATTCTTGCTCAAACTCATGGTTCTGCCCTTTTCACACGCGGTGAAACTCAATCTCTCGGTGTTACAACTCTCGGAACCGGTTCGGATGAAAAAATGATCGATAATCTTGATGAAATGTTCAAAAAAAGTTTTTATCTTGATTATAATTTTCCCCCTTTTAGCGTTGGTGAAGTTAAATTCCTACGTGGACCAGGCAGAAGAGAATTGGGACACGGACATCTCGCAGAGAGAGCACTTATACCGGTGATTCCCACAACAGAAGAATTTCCTTATACAATTCGTATTGTCTCTGAAATTTTGGAATCCAACGGTTCCTCTTCTATGGCAACGGTTTGCACCGGTTCTATGTCCTTGATGGCTGCCGGTGTACCAATTAAACGTCCGGTAGCGGGAATCGCAAACGGATTGATAATTGAGAATGGAAAACATGTCATTCTTACGGATATTCTCGGTACGGAAGACCATTATGGCGATATGGATTTTAAAGTTACCGGAACTGAACTCGGAATAACTGCTTTGCAAATGGATATCAAAGTTGAAGGGATTACTCGCGAAATTATGAGCGAGGCTTTGCAGAAAGCAAAAATATCTCGAAAAATAATTCTTAACAAAATCGTTCAAACAATCGAATCCAGCCGTTCTGAAGTTTCGGAATTCGCTCCGAAAATTTCAATTATTCAGATTGATAAGAAAAAAATCGGCCATATAATTGGACCGGGCGGAAAAATAATTAATGCAATAATTGATGAAACCGGCGTAACCATAGACATTGACGATGACGGCTCAGTTCGAATCGGCTCAACTGATGCTAAAATGATGGAACTCGCCAAGAAAAAAATATTAGGGATCGTGGAAGAACCGGAACTTGGAAAAATTTATCGAGGCAAAGTTAAAGGCGTGAAAGATTTCGGTGCTTTTGTAGAATATTTGCCCCATAAAGAAGGATTGGTTCATATTTCCAATCTCGCCAAAACACGCACAAAAAACACCACCGATGTTGTTAATATCGGTGATGAAGTTAATGTGAAAGTCATCAAAATTGATGATAATGGAAAAGTGGGTTTAACCATGAAATTTGTGAATCAGGATAAAAAATAAAATCAATCTTTAAATAAAAAAAGTATTTAAGAAATTAGATGAAGATAGTTCTGGTAGTTGGTGCAAGACCGAATTTTATGAAAGTTGCTCCCGTTTATTTTGCCTTGAAAAACGCTGAAAATTTTGAGCCGATTCTTGTGCATACCGGGCAACATTATGATCACAATTTATCAGAAATTTTCTTTAATCAGTTAGGGTTTCCCGAGCCGGATAAATATCTCAATGTCGGTTCGGGTTCTCATGCTGTTCAAACTGCAAAGATAATGGTTAAGTTCGAGCAGGTTCTTTTTGACGAAAAGCCCGATATGGTCATGGTTGCCGGCGATATAAATTCTACGATAGCTTGTGCTCTCGACGCCGTGAAATTACATATTCCGGTTGCACATCTCGAAGCCGGTTTGCGTTCTTTCGATCGCAAAATGCCGGAAGAGATCAATCGTATCCTCACTGATTCTATCTCCGATATTTTACTGACTCCATCTTCTGACGGAGACGAAAATCTGAAAAAAGAGGGCATTTCCGATAAAAGGATTTTCTTTGTTGGAAATGCTATGATTGATTCGCTAAAAAAACATGAGCAGACAGCCGATAAATCGAATGTTCTTGAAAAATTAAATTTGTTAAAAAATAATTACGGGCTCATTACTCTCCATCGTCCCAGTAATGTGGACGATAAAGTCAATTTCAAAAAAATTCTTTCCGCCTTTGCTGAAATTCAAAAGAAAATCCCTCTTGTTTTTCCAATCCATCCCCGCACAAGAAAACAAATAAAAAAATTCTCTCTTAAACCTGTAATTGACGAAATGAAAAATTTCCATCTTGTCGAACCGGTTGGTTACCTCGATTTTCTCAAGCTGGAAAAATATGCAAAACTGGTTTTAACCGATTCCGGCGGGATTCAGGAAGAAACCACGATTTTGAATGTACCTTGTTTGACGATTCGGGAAAATACAGAGCGTCCAATTACCATTCACGAGGGAACAAATCAGTTGGTCGGAACTGATCCCGATAAAATTGTTACTGCTGCTGAAAATATTCTCTCGGGGAAATTCAAAACCGGCAGTTCTCCAAAATATTGGGATGGGAAGACTGCTCAGCGAATTGTAAAAATACTAGAAGAGAAATTTAATAAATAATTTTTAGGGCTTTTAAATGAAAATATTAGTAACTGGCGGAGCAGGTTACATTGGCAGTCATGCTTGTTTGGAATTACTTAAAGCAGATTACGATGTATTTGTTGTGGATAATTTATCAAATAGCAAAGAGGAATCATTAAAACGAGTTCAAAAACTAACCGGTAAAAAATTAACATTTTACAAAGAAGATCTACTTGACAAATCAGCTCTTGAGGAAATTTTTTCAAAACACAAATTTGATGCTGTCATTCATTTTGCCGGCTTGAAAGCGGTGGGGGAATCCGTAGAAATTCCTTTAAAATATTATCACAACAATATTTGCGGAACACTTAATCTGTGCGAAGTAATGCAAAAGCAGCGTGTGTTCAATTTGGTTTTTAGTTCCTCCGCCACAGTTTACGGTGATCCTCTCAAAGTTCCAATTACCGAAGATTTTCCTACAAAAGCAACAAATCCTTATGGCAGAACAAAATTGATGATTGAGGAAATTCTACATGATATTTATCTTGCAAATAATTCGTGGAATATTGCTTTGCTTCGTTATTTTAATCCGGTGGGAGCACATCATAGCGGTGAAATCGGCGAAGACCCAAATGGAATTCCAAACAATTTGATGCCATTTATTTCTCAAGTGGCAGTTGGAAAATTAGCAGAATTATCCGTTTTTGGTGATGATTATCCCACAAAAGATGGCACAGGCATACGTGACTACATTCACATCGTTGAT includes:
- the pnp gene encoding polyribonucleotide nucleotidyltransferase, whose translation is MLKKMIRMETEFAGRKLTLETGRMAKQANGSVFVQYGGTSALVTATVSKTRREGMDYFPLVVDFVEKMYASGKIPGGFFKREAKPSTNATLTARLIDRPIRPLFPNGFRNEVQVIVTVLSYDKKNSPEVVGMLGASAALSISNIPFHGPIAGVKVGLIDDELIINPNLEQMENSALDLSVAGKENAIMMVEGGAYEISEEKMVEALDFAHTEIKKIIEFQNEFIEKAGIEKTEFEYDVEDKEMLQEVSDQVKEKLKVAVVANSKEARQDAIDEVKADLIEFYEEKFDEDEFKEKKSQIYSAFDNTISDVIRSKAMNEGKRIDGRGFDDIREITCDVDILAQTHGSALFTRGETQSLGVTTLGTGSDEKMIDNLDEMFKKSFYLDYNFPPFSVGEVKFLRGPGRRELGHGHLAERALIPVIPTTEEFPYTIRIVSEILESNGSSSMATVCTGSMSLMAAGVPIKRPVAGIANGLIIENGKHVILTDILGTEDHYGDMDFKVTGTELGITALQMDIKVEGITREIMSEALQKAKISRKIILNKIVQTIESSRSEVSEFAPKISIIQIDKKKIGHIIGPGGKIINAIIDETGVTIDIDDDGSVRIGSTDAKMMELAKKKILGIVEEPELGKIYRGKVKGVKDFGAFVEYLPHKEGLVHISNLAKTRTKNTTDVVNIGDEVNVKVIKIDDNGKVGLTMKFVNQDKK
- the wecB gene encoding UDP-N-acetylglucosamine 2-epimerase (non-hydrolyzing), which encodes MKIVLVVGARPNFMKVAPVYFALKNAENFEPILVHTGQHYDHNLSEIFFNQLGFPEPDKYLNVGSGSHAVQTAKIMVKFEQVLFDEKPDMVMVAGDINSTIACALDAVKLHIPVAHLEAGLRSFDRKMPEEINRILTDSISDILLTPSSDGDENLKKEGISDKRIFFVGNAMIDSLKKHEQTADKSNVLEKLNLLKNNYGLITLHRPSNVDDKVNFKKILSAFAEIQKKIPLVFPIHPRTRKQIKKFSLKPVIDEMKNFHLVEPVGYLDFLKLEKYAKLVLTDSGGIQEETTILNVPCLTIRENTERPITIHEGTNQLVGTDPDKIVTAAENILSGKFKTGSSPKYWDGKTAQRIVKILEEKFNK
- the galE gene encoding UDP-glucose 4-epimerase GalE, which gives rise to MKILVTGGAGYIGSHACLELLKADYDVFVVDNLSNSKEESLKRVQKLTGKKLTFYKEDLLDKSALEEIFSKHKFDAVIHFAGLKAVGESVEIPLKYYHNNICGTLNLCEVMQKQRVFNLVFSSSATVYGDPLKVPITEDFPTKATNPYGRTKLMIEEILHDIYLANNSWNIALLRYFNPVGAHHSGEIGEDPNGIPNNLMPFISQVAVGKLAELSVFGDDYPTKDGTGIRDYIHIVDLVEGHIDALKKLEEEPGLVIYNLGTGIGYSVLEIIRAFQEATGKEIPYKIIGRRDGDIATCFADSSRAKRELGWTAKRGIKEMCEDSWRWQTKNPNGY